One stretch of Heliangelus exortis chromosome 24, bHelExo1.hap1, whole genome shotgun sequence DNA includes these proteins:
- the CNKSR1 gene encoding connector enhancer of kinase suppressor of ras 1 isoform X4 encodes MEPVGAWSPAQAAAWLRGLDAALQGYPFEAWGLGGPDLLGLSAGGLEALGVWPLGHQELLLEAVEQLRALDAGLASTSLRTLTERLRELALGTHSLVLGVPPSGDDPLPPPLTLLAHVVDLVGAAKELFFWLNRYLFSTLNDFSASRDIVLLCTQLAETLQEDCPTAERDRRILRICQHIAGICESILGCSPPMLLDRRAVLEHVGLELPPCPQDSSPTSPNIPTLPHSLWESPQTLHNTPTMPTSQWGSSMMSPATPSLPTTPLGLKITSTSSCLHFVSATPSEALAAHGGRILPGDEIVQVNEQVVLPAGFLDAVDPPNTRSSECPGSPMSLTSSAEAELDSGADSAPDAVTDGEDREDKRDLRLPGCGAAEGVWEGGTPLGTPPGTPGTPSGTHSSVGPCTTELSPTAAPTAGAGGAEPIGLPRESSPQVGRRPKGVATRLSRRRVSCRDLGRVDCDGWLLKKKDHVGFMAQKWKRCWFVLKGHTLYWYHHPSDEKAAGLINVATYDLESTREQKKKYVFQLSHQRYKPFIFAAETLSDLSMWVSHLITAKTKYSLANQSVPDREEDCYSETEAEDPDDESPRHGCDSPKRRLQNPLERTQLFLAGSEPSSTASSPQGSPRPCSPIDPSAEDLESLMQCLKQGGLSLTGQQRFLTQEQCRKSFIRRNKNPHINEKVHTVRALQSTLKAKLVELQALEQLLSDAALTSQKFRRWKEEHQELYQELREWWARQEGQDPAGGLGDERSPPGDAAEP; translated from the exons ATGGAGCCCGTGGGTGCCTGGAGCCCCGCTCAGGCGGCTGCCTGGCTCCGAG GGCTGGATGCGGCGTTGCAGGGGTACCCCTTCGAggcctgggggctggggggtcccGACCTGCTGGGGCTGTCAGCAGGGGGGCTGGAGGCGCTGGGTGTGTGGCCCCTGGgccaccaggagctgctgctggaggctgtggAGCAGCTCCGTGCCCTG GATGCGGGGTTGGCCAGCACCAGCCTGCGGACCCTGACCGAGAGGCTGCGGGAGCTGGCGCTGGGCACCCacagcctggtgctgggggtgccACCCTCGGGGGATGACCCTCTGCCACCCCCCCTGACCCTCCTGGCTCATGTCGTCGACCTGGTGGGGGCTGCCAAGGAGCTCTTCTTCTGGCTCAACAG gtaCCTTTTCTCCACCCTCAATGACTTTTCGGCCAGCCGGGACATCGTCCTGCTCTGCACCCAGCTGGCAGAGACCCTGCAGGAG GACTGTCCCACGGCCGAGAGGGACAGACGGATCCTGCGGATT TGCCAGCACATCGCGGGCATCTGTgagagcatcctgggctgcagcccccccatGCTGCTGGACcgcagggctgtgctggagcatgtggggctggagctgcccccCTGCCCACAGGACAGCTCCCCAACATCCCCCAACATCCCGACGCTGCCCCACAGCCTGTGGGAGAGCCCCCAGACACTCCACAACACCCCAACGATGCCCACCAGCCAGTGGGGGAGTTCCATGATGTCCCCTGCCACCCCATCGCTCCCCACCACCCCACTG GGCCTCAAGATCACCtccaccagctcctgcctgcattTTGTGTCTGCGACCCCTTCAGAG GCCCTGGCTGCCCACGGGGGCCGCATCCTGCCCGGGGATGAGATCGTGCAGGTCAATGAGCAGGTCGTG ctcccagcaggatTTTTGGATGCTGTGGATCCTCCTAACACCAGGAGCAGCGAGTGCCCGGGCAGTCCCATGTCCCTCACTTCCAG cgCTGAAGCTGAGTTGGACTCGGGAGCAGACTCGGCGCCGGACGCTGTCACCGACGGAGAGGACAGGGAGGACAAGCGGGACTTGAGGCTGCCTGGCTGTG gagctgcagagggggTGTGGGAGGGTGGGACCCCACTGGGGACCCCACCGGGCACCCCAGGCACCCCATCAGGCACCCATTCTTCTGTTGGACCCTGCACCACAGAGCTCAGCCCCACGGCAGCCCCCACAGCAGGGGCTGGTGGTGCAGAGCCCATCGGGCTCCCTAGGGAG AGCAGCCCCCAGGTGGGACGCAGACCAAAAG GAGTGGCGACCAGGCTGAGCCGCCGGCGGGTCTCGTGCCGGGACCTGGGCCGGGTGGACTGTGATGGGTGGCTCCTGAAGAAGAAGGACCACGTGGGCTTCATGGCCCAGAAGTGGAAGCGGTGCTGGTTTGTGCTGAAGGGCCACACACTCTACTGGTACCACCACCCCAGT GATGAGAAGGCTGCTGGGCTCATCAACGTGGCCACCTACGACCTGGAGAGCACGAGGgagcagaagaagaaata TGTGTTCCAGCTCTCCCATCAGAGGTACAAGCCCTTCATCTTCGCTGCAGAGACACTTTCTGATTTGAGCAT GTGGGTCAGTCACTTGATAACAGCCAAAACAAAGTACTCGCTGGCCAACCAGTCGGTCCCAGACAGGGAGGAAG ACTGCTACAGCGAGACAGAAGCTGAAGACCCTGATGATGAATCCCCCAGGCATGGATGTGATTCG CCAAAGAGGAGGCTGCAAAACCCTCTGGAGAGAACCCAGCTCTTCCTGGCTGGCAgtgagcccagcagcacagccagtagcccccagggcagcccacgGCCCTGCTCCCCTATAG accccTCCGCGGAGGACCTGGAGTCGCTGATGCAGTGCCTGAAGCAGGGGGGGTTGTCCCTCACGGGGCAGCAGCGGTTCCTGACGCAGGAGCAGTGCCGCAAATCCTTCATCCGCCGcaacaaaaacccccacatcAATGAGAAGGTGCACACGGTGCGAGCCCTGCAGAGCACGCTCAAG GCGAAGCTGGTGGAGCTGCaagccctggagcagctgctgagcgACGCTGCCCTCACCTCCCAGAAGTTCAGGCGGTGGAAGGAGGAGCACCAGGAGCTGTACCAGGAGCTGCGGGAGTGGTGGGCACGGCAGGAGGGACAGGACCCTGCTGGGGGGCTCGGGGATGAGCGCAGCCCCCCTGGAGATGCAGCAGAAccctga
- the CNKSR1 gene encoding connector enhancer of kinase suppressor of ras 1 isoform X1: MEPVGAWSPAQAAAWLRGLDAALQGYPFEAWGLGGPDLLGLSAGGLEALGVWPLGHQELLLEAVEQLRALDAGLASTSLRTLTERLRELALGTHSLVLGVPPSGDDPLPPPLTLLAHVVDLVGAAKELFFWLNRYLFSTLNDFSASRDIVLLCTQLAETLQEDCPTAERDRRILRICQHIAGICESILGCSPPMLLDRRAVLEHVGLELPPCPQDSSPTSPNIPTLPHSLWESPQTLHNTPTMPTSQWGSSMMSPATPSLPTTPLGLKITSTSSCLHFVSATPSEALAAHGGRILPGDEIVQVNEQVVVGWTRVNLAKKLLEKRSRVALVLKKIPLDLPGSLPSPRQELPAGFLDAVDPPNTRSSECPGSPMSLTSSAEAELDSGADSAPDAVTDGEDREDKRDLRLPGCGAAEGVWEGGTPLGTPPGTPGTPSGTHSSVGPCTTELSPTAAPTAGAGGAEPIGLPRESSPQVGRRPKGVATRLSRRRVSCRDLGRVDCDGWLLKKKDHVGFMAQKWKRCWFVLKGHTLYWYHHPSDEKAAGLINVATYDLESTREQKKKYVFQLSHQRYKPFIFAAETLSDLSMWVSHLITAKTKYSLANQSVPDREEDCYSETEAEDPDDESPRHGCDSPKRRLQNPLERTQLFLAGSEPSSTASSPQGSPRPCSPIDPSAEDLESLMQCLKQGGLSLTGQQRFLTQEQCRKSFIRRNKNPHINEKVHTVRALQSTLKAKLVELQALEQLLSDAALTSQKFRRWKEEHQELYQELREWWARQEGQDPAGGLGDERSPPGDAAEP, encoded by the exons ATGGAGCCCGTGGGTGCCTGGAGCCCCGCTCAGGCGGCTGCCTGGCTCCGAG GGCTGGATGCGGCGTTGCAGGGGTACCCCTTCGAggcctgggggctggggggtcccGACCTGCTGGGGCTGTCAGCAGGGGGGCTGGAGGCGCTGGGTGTGTGGCCCCTGGgccaccaggagctgctgctggaggctgtggAGCAGCTCCGTGCCCTG GATGCGGGGTTGGCCAGCACCAGCCTGCGGACCCTGACCGAGAGGCTGCGGGAGCTGGCGCTGGGCACCCacagcctggtgctgggggtgccACCCTCGGGGGATGACCCTCTGCCACCCCCCCTGACCCTCCTGGCTCATGTCGTCGACCTGGTGGGGGCTGCCAAGGAGCTCTTCTTCTGGCTCAACAG gtaCCTTTTCTCCACCCTCAATGACTTTTCGGCCAGCCGGGACATCGTCCTGCTCTGCACCCAGCTGGCAGAGACCCTGCAGGAG GACTGTCCCACGGCCGAGAGGGACAGACGGATCCTGCGGATT TGCCAGCACATCGCGGGCATCTGTgagagcatcctgggctgcagcccccccatGCTGCTGGACcgcagggctgtgctggagcatgtggggctggagctgcccccCTGCCCACAGGACAGCTCCCCAACATCCCCCAACATCCCGACGCTGCCCCACAGCCTGTGGGAGAGCCCCCAGACACTCCACAACACCCCAACGATGCCCACCAGCCAGTGGGGGAGTTCCATGATGTCCCCTGCCACCCCATCGCTCCCCACCACCCCACTG GGCCTCAAGATCACCtccaccagctcctgcctgcattTTGTGTCTGCGACCCCTTCAGAG GCCCTGGCTGCCCACGGGGGCCGCATCCTGCCCGGGGATGAGATCGTGCAGGTCAATGAGCAGGTCGTG GTGGGTTGGACACGAGTTAACCTGGCAAAGAAactgctggagaagaggagcagagTGGCGCTggtgctgaaaaaaatccccctcGACCTGCCTGGCtcactcccctctcccaggcaggag ctcccagcaggatTTTTGGATGCTGTGGATCCTCCTAACACCAGGAGCAGCGAGTGCCCGGGCAGTCCCATGTCCCTCACTTCCAG cgCTGAAGCTGAGTTGGACTCGGGAGCAGACTCGGCGCCGGACGCTGTCACCGACGGAGAGGACAGGGAGGACAAGCGGGACTTGAGGCTGCCTGGCTGTG gagctgcagagggggTGTGGGAGGGTGGGACCCCACTGGGGACCCCACCGGGCACCCCAGGCACCCCATCAGGCACCCATTCTTCTGTTGGACCCTGCACCACAGAGCTCAGCCCCACGGCAGCCCCCACAGCAGGGGCTGGTGGTGCAGAGCCCATCGGGCTCCCTAGGGAG AGCAGCCCCCAGGTGGGACGCAGACCAAAAG GAGTGGCGACCAGGCTGAGCCGCCGGCGGGTCTCGTGCCGGGACCTGGGCCGGGTGGACTGTGATGGGTGGCTCCTGAAGAAGAAGGACCACGTGGGCTTCATGGCCCAGAAGTGGAAGCGGTGCTGGTTTGTGCTGAAGGGCCACACACTCTACTGGTACCACCACCCCAGT GATGAGAAGGCTGCTGGGCTCATCAACGTGGCCACCTACGACCTGGAGAGCACGAGGgagcagaagaagaaata TGTGTTCCAGCTCTCCCATCAGAGGTACAAGCCCTTCATCTTCGCTGCAGAGACACTTTCTGATTTGAGCAT GTGGGTCAGTCACTTGATAACAGCCAAAACAAAGTACTCGCTGGCCAACCAGTCGGTCCCAGACAGGGAGGAAG ACTGCTACAGCGAGACAGAAGCTGAAGACCCTGATGATGAATCCCCCAGGCATGGATGTGATTCG CCAAAGAGGAGGCTGCAAAACCCTCTGGAGAGAACCCAGCTCTTCCTGGCTGGCAgtgagcccagcagcacagccagtagcccccagggcagcccacgGCCCTGCTCCCCTATAG accccTCCGCGGAGGACCTGGAGTCGCTGATGCAGTGCCTGAAGCAGGGGGGGTTGTCCCTCACGGGGCAGCAGCGGTTCCTGACGCAGGAGCAGTGCCGCAAATCCTTCATCCGCCGcaacaaaaacccccacatcAATGAGAAGGTGCACACGGTGCGAGCCCTGCAGAGCACGCTCAAG GCGAAGCTGGTGGAGCTGCaagccctggagcagctgctgagcgACGCTGCCCTCACCTCCCAGAAGTTCAGGCGGTGGAAGGAGGAGCACCAGGAGCTGTACCAGGAGCTGCGGGAGTGGTGGGCACGGCAGGAGGGACAGGACCCTGCTGGGGGGCTCGGGGATGAGCGCAGCCCCCCTGGAGATGCAGCAGAAccctga
- the CNKSR1 gene encoding connector enhancer of kinase suppressor of ras 1 isoform X2, translating into MEPVGAWSPAQAAAWLRAGGLEALGVWPLGHQELLLEAVEQLRALDAGLASTSLRTLTERLRELALGTHSLVLGVPPSGDDPLPPPLTLLAHVVDLVGAAKELFFWLNRYLFSTLNDFSASRDIVLLCTQLAETLQEDCPTAERDRRILRICQHIAGICESILGCSPPMLLDRRAVLEHVGLELPPCPQDSSPTSPNIPTLPHSLWESPQTLHNTPTMPTSQWGSSMMSPATPSLPTTPLGLKITSTSSCLHFVSATPSEALAAHGGRILPGDEIVQVNEQVVVGWTRVNLAKKLLEKRSRVALVLKKIPLDLPGSLPSPRQELPAGFLDAVDPPNTRSSECPGSPMSLTSSAEAELDSGADSAPDAVTDGEDREDKRDLRLPGCGAAEGVWEGGTPLGTPPGTPGTPSGTHSSVGPCTTELSPTAAPTAGAGGAEPIGLPRESSPQVGRRPKGVATRLSRRRVSCRDLGRVDCDGWLLKKKDHVGFMAQKWKRCWFVLKGHTLYWYHHPSDEKAAGLINVATYDLESTREQKKKYVFQLSHQRYKPFIFAAETLSDLSMWVSHLITAKTKYSLANQSVPDREEDCYSETEAEDPDDESPRHGCDSPKRRLQNPLERTQLFLAGSEPSSTASSPQGSPRPCSPIDPSAEDLESLMQCLKQGGLSLTGQQRFLTQEQCRKSFIRRNKNPHINEKVHTVRALQSTLKAKLVELQALEQLLSDAALTSQKFRRWKEEHQELYQELREWWARQEGQDPAGGLGDERSPPGDAAEP; encoded by the exons ATGGAGCCCGTGGGTGCCTGGAGCCCCGCTCAGGCGGCTGCCTGGCTCCGAG CAGGGGGGCTGGAGGCGCTGGGTGTGTGGCCCCTGGgccaccaggagctgctgctggaggctgtggAGCAGCTCCGTGCCCTG GATGCGGGGTTGGCCAGCACCAGCCTGCGGACCCTGACCGAGAGGCTGCGGGAGCTGGCGCTGGGCACCCacagcctggtgctgggggtgccACCCTCGGGGGATGACCCTCTGCCACCCCCCCTGACCCTCCTGGCTCATGTCGTCGACCTGGTGGGGGCTGCCAAGGAGCTCTTCTTCTGGCTCAACAG gtaCCTTTTCTCCACCCTCAATGACTTTTCGGCCAGCCGGGACATCGTCCTGCTCTGCACCCAGCTGGCAGAGACCCTGCAGGAG GACTGTCCCACGGCCGAGAGGGACAGACGGATCCTGCGGATT TGCCAGCACATCGCGGGCATCTGTgagagcatcctgggctgcagcccccccatGCTGCTGGACcgcagggctgtgctggagcatgtggggctggagctgcccccCTGCCCACAGGACAGCTCCCCAACATCCCCCAACATCCCGACGCTGCCCCACAGCCTGTGGGAGAGCCCCCAGACACTCCACAACACCCCAACGATGCCCACCAGCCAGTGGGGGAGTTCCATGATGTCCCCTGCCACCCCATCGCTCCCCACCACCCCACTG GGCCTCAAGATCACCtccaccagctcctgcctgcattTTGTGTCTGCGACCCCTTCAGAG GCCCTGGCTGCCCACGGGGGCCGCATCCTGCCCGGGGATGAGATCGTGCAGGTCAATGAGCAGGTCGTG GTGGGTTGGACACGAGTTAACCTGGCAAAGAAactgctggagaagaggagcagagTGGCGCTggtgctgaaaaaaatccccctcGACCTGCCTGGCtcactcccctctcccaggcaggag ctcccagcaggatTTTTGGATGCTGTGGATCCTCCTAACACCAGGAGCAGCGAGTGCCCGGGCAGTCCCATGTCCCTCACTTCCAG cgCTGAAGCTGAGTTGGACTCGGGAGCAGACTCGGCGCCGGACGCTGTCACCGACGGAGAGGACAGGGAGGACAAGCGGGACTTGAGGCTGCCTGGCTGTG gagctgcagagggggTGTGGGAGGGTGGGACCCCACTGGGGACCCCACCGGGCACCCCAGGCACCCCATCAGGCACCCATTCTTCTGTTGGACCCTGCACCACAGAGCTCAGCCCCACGGCAGCCCCCACAGCAGGGGCTGGTGGTGCAGAGCCCATCGGGCTCCCTAGGGAG AGCAGCCCCCAGGTGGGACGCAGACCAAAAG GAGTGGCGACCAGGCTGAGCCGCCGGCGGGTCTCGTGCCGGGACCTGGGCCGGGTGGACTGTGATGGGTGGCTCCTGAAGAAGAAGGACCACGTGGGCTTCATGGCCCAGAAGTGGAAGCGGTGCTGGTTTGTGCTGAAGGGCCACACACTCTACTGGTACCACCACCCCAGT GATGAGAAGGCTGCTGGGCTCATCAACGTGGCCACCTACGACCTGGAGAGCACGAGGgagcagaagaagaaata TGTGTTCCAGCTCTCCCATCAGAGGTACAAGCCCTTCATCTTCGCTGCAGAGACACTTTCTGATTTGAGCAT GTGGGTCAGTCACTTGATAACAGCCAAAACAAAGTACTCGCTGGCCAACCAGTCGGTCCCAGACAGGGAGGAAG ACTGCTACAGCGAGACAGAAGCTGAAGACCCTGATGATGAATCCCCCAGGCATGGATGTGATTCG CCAAAGAGGAGGCTGCAAAACCCTCTGGAGAGAACCCAGCTCTTCCTGGCTGGCAgtgagcccagcagcacagccagtagcccccagggcagcccacgGCCCTGCTCCCCTATAG accccTCCGCGGAGGACCTGGAGTCGCTGATGCAGTGCCTGAAGCAGGGGGGGTTGTCCCTCACGGGGCAGCAGCGGTTCCTGACGCAGGAGCAGTGCCGCAAATCCTTCATCCGCCGcaacaaaaacccccacatcAATGAGAAGGTGCACACGGTGCGAGCCCTGCAGAGCACGCTCAAG GCGAAGCTGGTGGAGCTGCaagccctggagcagctgctgagcgACGCTGCCCTCACCTCCCAGAAGTTCAGGCGGTGGAAGGAGGAGCACCAGGAGCTGTACCAGGAGCTGCGGGAGTGGTGGGCACGGCAGGAGGGACAGGACCCTGCTGGGGGGCTCGGGGATGAGCGCAGCCCCCCTGGAGATGCAGCAGAAccctga
- the CNKSR1 gene encoding connector enhancer of kinase suppressor of ras 1 isoform X3, whose amino-acid sequence MEPVGAWSPAQAAAWLRGGLEALGVWPLGHQELLLEAVEQLRALDAGLASTSLRTLTERLRELALGTHSLVLGVPPSGDDPLPPPLTLLAHVVDLVGAAKELFFWLNRYLFSTLNDFSASRDIVLLCTQLAETLQEDCPTAERDRRILRICQHIAGICESILGCSPPMLLDRRAVLEHVGLELPPCPQDSSPTSPNIPTLPHSLWESPQTLHNTPTMPTSQWGSSMMSPATPSLPTTPLGLKITSTSSCLHFVSATPSEALAAHGGRILPGDEIVQVNEQVVVGWTRVNLAKKLLEKRSRVALVLKKIPLDLPGSLPSPRQELPAGFLDAVDPPNTRSSECPGSPMSLTSSAEAELDSGADSAPDAVTDGEDREDKRDLRLPGCGAAEGVWEGGTPLGTPPGTPGTPSGTHSSVGPCTTELSPTAAPTAGAGGAEPIGLPRESSPQVGRRPKGVATRLSRRRVSCRDLGRVDCDGWLLKKKDHVGFMAQKWKRCWFVLKGHTLYWYHHPSDEKAAGLINVATYDLESTREQKKKYVFQLSHQRYKPFIFAAETLSDLSMWVSHLITAKTKYSLANQSVPDREEDCYSETEAEDPDDESPRHGCDSPKRRLQNPLERTQLFLAGSEPSSTASSPQGSPRPCSPIDPSAEDLESLMQCLKQGGLSLTGQQRFLTQEQCRKSFIRRNKNPHINEKVHTVRALQSTLKAKLVELQALEQLLSDAALTSQKFRRWKEEHQELYQELREWWARQEGQDPAGGLGDERSPPGDAAEP is encoded by the exons ATGGAGCCCGTGGGTGCCTGGAGCCCCGCTCAGGCGGCTGCCTGGCTCCGAG GGGGGCTGGAGGCGCTGGGTGTGTGGCCCCTGGgccaccaggagctgctgctggaggctgtggAGCAGCTCCGTGCCCTG GATGCGGGGTTGGCCAGCACCAGCCTGCGGACCCTGACCGAGAGGCTGCGGGAGCTGGCGCTGGGCACCCacagcctggtgctgggggtgccACCCTCGGGGGATGACCCTCTGCCACCCCCCCTGACCCTCCTGGCTCATGTCGTCGACCTGGTGGGGGCTGCCAAGGAGCTCTTCTTCTGGCTCAACAG gtaCCTTTTCTCCACCCTCAATGACTTTTCGGCCAGCCGGGACATCGTCCTGCTCTGCACCCAGCTGGCAGAGACCCTGCAGGAG GACTGTCCCACGGCCGAGAGGGACAGACGGATCCTGCGGATT TGCCAGCACATCGCGGGCATCTGTgagagcatcctgggctgcagcccccccatGCTGCTGGACcgcagggctgtgctggagcatgtggggctggagctgcccccCTGCCCACAGGACAGCTCCCCAACATCCCCCAACATCCCGACGCTGCCCCACAGCCTGTGGGAGAGCCCCCAGACACTCCACAACACCCCAACGATGCCCACCAGCCAGTGGGGGAGTTCCATGATGTCCCCTGCCACCCCATCGCTCCCCACCACCCCACTG GGCCTCAAGATCACCtccaccagctcctgcctgcattTTGTGTCTGCGACCCCTTCAGAG GCCCTGGCTGCCCACGGGGGCCGCATCCTGCCCGGGGATGAGATCGTGCAGGTCAATGAGCAGGTCGTG GTGGGTTGGACACGAGTTAACCTGGCAAAGAAactgctggagaagaggagcagagTGGCGCTggtgctgaaaaaaatccccctcGACCTGCCTGGCtcactcccctctcccaggcaggag ctcccagcaggatTTTTGGATGCTGTGGATCCTCCTAACACCAGGAGCAGCGAGTGCCCGGGCAGTCCCATGTCCCTCACTTCCAG cgCTGAAGCTGAGTTGGACTCGGGAGCAGACTCGGCGCCGGACGCTGTCACCGACGGAGAGGACAGGGAGGACAAGCGGGACTTGAGGCTGCCTGGCTGTG gagctgcagagggggTGTGGGAGGGTGGGACCCCACTGGGGACCCCACCGGGCACCCCAGGCACCCCATCAGGCACCCATTCTTCTGTTGGACCCTGCACCACAGAGCTCAGCCCCACGGCAGCCCCCACAGCAGGGGCTGGTGGTGCAGAGCCCATCGGGCTCCCTAGGGAG AGCAGCCCCCAGGTGGGACGCAGACCAAAAG GAGTGGCGACCAGGCTGAGCCGCCGGCGGGTCTCGTGCCGGGACCTGGGCCGGGTGGACTGTGATGGGTGGCTCCTGAAGAAGAAGGACCACGTGGGCTTCATGGCCCAGAAGTGGAAGCGGTGCTGGTTTGTGCTGAAGGGCCACACACTCTACTGGTACCACCACCCCAGT GATGAGAAGGCTGCTGGGCTCATCAACGTGGCCACCTACGACCTGGAGAGCACGAGGgagcagaagaagaaata TGTGTTCCAGCTCTCCCATCAGAGGTACAAGCCCTTCATCTTCGCTGCAGAGACACTTTCTGATTTGAGCAT GTGGGTCAGTCACTTGATAACAGCCAAAACAAAGTACTCGCTGGCCAACCAGTCGGTCCCAGACAGGGAGGAAG ACTGCTACAGCGAGACAGAAGCTGAAGACCCTGATGATGAATCCCCCAGGCATGGATGTGATTCG CCAAAGAGGAGGCTGCAAAACCCTCTGGAGAGAACCCAGCTCTTCCTGGCTGGCAgtgagcccagcagcacagccagtagcccccagggcagcccacgGCCCTGCTCCCCTATAG accccTCCGCGGAGGACCTGGAGTCGCTGATGCAGTGCCTGAAGCAGGGGGGGTTGTCCCTCACGGGGCAGCAGCGGTTCCTGACGCAGGAGCAGTGCCGCAAATCCTTCATCCGCCGcaacaaaaacccccacatcAATGAGAAGGTGCACACGGTGCGAGCCCTGCAGAGCACGCTCAAG GCGAAGCTGGTGGAGCTGCaagccctggagcagctgctgagcgACGCTGCCCTCACCTCCCAGAAGTTCAGGCGGTGGAAGGAGGAGCACCAGGAGCTGTACCAGGAGCTGCGGGAGTGGTGGGCACGGCAGGAGGGACAGGACCCTGCTGGGGGGCTCGGGGATGAGCGCAGCCCCCCTGGAGATGCAGCAGAAccctga